In the genome of Mytilus edulis chromosome 3, xbMytEdul2.2, whole genome shotgun sequence, one region contains:
- the LOC139515244 gene encoding uncharacterized protein, whose protein sequence is MLLEEHKEKTKNNSEKVSTKESKVLEKEKEIEMFMQHVENIHNSKNTEIFFEAVSSLRTKLESFEQSTIPKSFNIITQHYIPNYQIQTNSKTVEIEIQFEIKAKYELDIPHISSITSDKDGNVWITDGRKQTQQLQIKEEIQIIKTLETDLGDAEIRCLNKDVYLASSSFRQICYLAADDKLKVLKDLFPCEPFPIHVSDNEIIVGMDCSSVNDKTDIPIIMRLGFNGKIRQLYKNHGRQLLTRDVVLCCTTITDGTICYIDSHYNTGNIGDVVCIDKDGTIQWKYNGNSLINSKTHSFTPIEVLNTESNNLLVSDKKHHALHVLTAQGEILTIFDLTIIGIEDPGVMTIDINGILWIHSKEMNRATLSHVKFSGI, encoded by the coding sequence ATGCTACTTgaagaacacaaagaaaagaCCAAGAACAATTCCGAAAAAGTGTCAACGAAAGAATCTAAAGTGctggaaaaagaaaaagaaattgaaatgttCATGCAACATGTAGAAAATATACACAATTCCAAAAACACCGAAATTTTTTTTGAGGCTGTAAGTAGTTTGCGAACTAAATTAGAGTCATTTGAGCAGTCAACAATTCCAAAATCATTTAATATAATAACACAGCATTATATTCCTAATTATCAAATCCAGACTAATTCTAAAACAGTTGAAAttgaaattcaatttgaaataaaagcAAAATATGAACTAGACATACCTCATATAAGCAGCATAACTAGTGACAAGGATGGTAACGTTTGGATCACCGACGGGAGGAAACAAACACAGCAGCTTCAGATAAAAGAggaaattcaaataataaaaacgcTAGAAACGGACCTTGGCGACGCTGAAATTAGATGTTTGAATAAAGATGTCTATTTAGCATCTTCTAGTTTTCGCCAAATCTGTTATTTGGCCGCTGATGATAAACTTAAAGTTTTGAAAGATCTCTTTCCTTGTGAACCTTTCCCTATTCATGTTTCAGACAATGAAATCATTGTAGGAATGGATTGTAGCTCTGTGAACGATAAAACTGACATACCCATCATCATGAGATTGGGATTTAATGGAAAAATCAGACAATTGTATAAAAACCACGGGAGACAATTACTTACAAGAGATGTTGTATTATGCTGTACAACAATCACTGATGGAACTATCTGCTACATTGATAGTCATTACAACACAGGCAATATAGGAGATGTAGTGTGTATCGATAAAGATGGAACTATTCAATGGAAGTACAATGGAAATTCTTTGATAAATTCAAAAACACATTCTTTTACTCCTATTGAAGTTCTGAATACCGAGTCCAATAATTTATTAGTTTCGGATAAGAAACATCATGCTCTACATGTGCTCACAGCACAGGGAGAAATACTGACTATCTTTGATTTAACAATAATAGGAATAGAAGATCCAGGGGTTATGACAATTGATATTAATGGGATTTTATGGATACATAGCAAGGAAATGAACAGAGCAACGCTCAGTCATGTGAAATTCTCTGGTATCTGA